The window ATCCCGAGTCGGGTCTGTCTGAGACCGCGTCTGACCGCGGAAAGTCGAGGGTACAAAGGGGGACATTACAGTGAGTGCccaggggggggagagggagagatatagagagagagaagggtaggagaggaaaggaaggaGTGGTCAGACTCGCACGCAGACAAAGGAGTCTTGTtattttttcttttctcctccccccctttcgaTATTTTCTTGCTCAACTTGCTTCTTCACGCGACACCAGACACGAAAACACGGCCTCTGTGTCCCTCTCCCCCAGACAAGGCGCGACTGGCCCCccccgagagccctcgaCCCTCGTATCCACTACCCCGAATGCTACACCCCTGATCCACCCCGAGAAAGTGGGTCGGCCACCGGGAAACCGCgcgaaagagaaaaaaaaaacgaaAATTTGACCTCCGccctcattctctctctcaatcCTCTCCAACACTTCAACACTTTTATCTCATCTCGACATCGCCCTCTACCTCTCCCCTCAACTCAACTCAGTCGCGCCCACTCCCTTTGCTTTCAGCGATAGCCGCTCTGTCCCGCTTCATCTTGGTCACCCAACCATCAAACCCCCCTCACATAACCACTCACCTCGGCTCAGCTCTGCTCTGCACTGCCCAGCATGCctcgccgcgccgccctggAGCCCAAGCCCCGCAAGCCGCAGTACTCCCCCGAGAAGCGCGCCCGCATCGCCGTCCTCTCGGAGCTCGGCATGTCCCTAAAGGAGATCTCGCTCAAGGAGGAGGTCCCTGTCTCCTCCATCAAAGGCATCGTCACGCGCTACCGCctacagcaggccggccGCGACCGCCCCCGCCCGGGCCGCCCCCGTATCCTGTCCGACAGGGACGTCAAGACCCTGCTgcgcgtcctcgaggagaagcccgcCGTCTCTTACGCCGAGCTCAagcgcgaggccggcgtcacCTGTGCCACAAAGACCCTCGTGCGCTACCTCCAGCTCGAGGGTATCAAGCCCAACAAGCCTCCCCCGGGCGActccgaggaggaggcctCGCGCATGCGCGTCTTGGCCGATGACGCTGAGAATGACGAGAAGTGAATGAGATACATCTTCTCCAGTCCCCCTTCCAACCCGCGcgcggggaggagggggaacTTAAGCACGTCGGGTCCGGCACGAGTTAGTCGTTCGCGGGCTCGCAAACACGTATATTGTTGCGTCTTTACATGTCAGATTGTTTGTAAGGCTTTCTTTCCAGGGCTGGGTGGAACTAGGACGATGAGCTAACAGGAAGAGGCAGAATACCCAAGTCAAAAGACTCCACTTCACATTGTGAGGATTCGCGACAGGCGAGTTGGCTGGACCGGTGGCAGAGTCATCAAGGTTTTTCGTCGGgtggaagggagggaggccaGGAACGTCACCATGTCGACCATCGCAGTCGCAGTTCGCAACCGGTGGGGTATCTATCTGGGcaccctccccccaccaGCTTCGCATTGAGATGTTGTAGTACAGGTGGAAGGGGCGCGAAAGGCGTTTGCCGTCGCGATGCTGCGCATGCAACATCTGGCGTCGAGAAAGCTGCATCGTCAGGCATTCTACGTATACATAGCCTTACAGCAAAGGCGTATCTCATCGCATTAGCGCGCCGAGGGACACGGTCGGCATGGACGAGGGGAAGCAAGAAGGAGTGCGGGTTTCTAGCTTTCGACAGATAGGAATGAAGCCAGTTGTTCGTCTCCCGCAGGAGGAGGTCCGATGAACGATGTGGAGCGAGGccttggcgtcctcgagATCTCGAAGCTCAAGAGGCCAGCAGCAAGCCCGGCGAAACAAATTCCGAAGCTGGGGTTTTGATACTTGGTCTACTTACCTTCGTTCAACACTCTATCGACATGCCTCAGATACGCTGCATCTCTAAACTCTCCGACAACCTCGCTCtggcccttgacctcgccgtcgccctcgggcTTGGCCAGGGCCAGGAGCCCCTCCTTTTCCGCTCTCATCCCCCACGCCTCCCAGCTGATGTCCAGCATCCGCCGGTCGACGAACACCAGCCTCCCACCCTCCCGCACGGCCCCGCGAAACGCCTTGACCCAGTTCaccccgccgtcgacctccgTCTCATCGGCCTCCCAGTCGCAAGCCCGCCAGCCTGCAGGCCTCGCGTACCTCGCGCCGCTCCGCAAGCCCGCGACCACGAGGCACCTGAGCTGAAGACAGCCCATCCCCGCCGCTCCGAGCCGGatgccgtcttcgccgcctcggtcTCGCCCGTAGGCGCGCAGGTCGATGAACAGCGTCTCGAGCTGCGTCATGGCGGCCCAGTCGACCGCGAGCAGCTCCGGCCCTCGTTCAACAAAGATCCTCATCTCGAGCCTGTACTTTGTGAGCGCGTTCCGCCGCAGGCGGAGCTGTTGCCATGGGTCCCTCGGAACGCCATTGAGCATCATATGCCGCAGCAGCACCGCCCCTTCTGCCGGCGTTGGTCCTCCGGTATCCAGACCGTCATCGTATCTCGTCCCGCGAGCCGTTCCGTCGCACTCACGGAACACCAACGCCCCGCCGGCCATGCACCTACCTATCTCATCGTCCGGGCCCTTCGGCCAGAGCTGCTCGAAAGTCCGGAGACGGCGCTGCTCGAGGTCCTGCAGGGCCCACTCCATCGCCGCAGGAAGCCTCCGTTTGAATTCCCTCACCAGCGCGCCCGAGTTGGCTTGCTCCATCAACGGGAGCGGTATGTggtcgctgtcgtcgtgcCTCACCCGGGTCTCGAACCTACCTCtcgcgccggccgcgccTTTGATGTAGACGTCGATCCGCTGCAGGTCGTAGATGGCGTTTACGGAGCTCGCGGCGTGCGAGCAGACGCCCCAGTCCGGGACGAAGAGGGACAGGGCGCAGGGGCTGTTTACCGTGAGGACCTCGGAGAAGATCTGGACTTGGAGTTCGGCGGGGAGGAAGGCGAGCCGATCTAGGATCGACGAGCCCGGCGGGAGTGATGGCTGGCGGCTCATGGCTGAGAGAGCAAGTCACGAGGCCTATAGATGTGTTGTAGGATTCCGCTCTGGTGGCTACTTGCCATTCCAAAGCGAGGTTAGAGAAGAAGCGGTGTCTCGAGTGGTGTATCCAACGAGCGGTGCCCATCTTTAATAGAGCTCAGGTAAGCTTCGACAGCGGCCCGTGAGGTAATCTGGCTCTTTGTTCGGCGATCCTCAGCAAGAGCCCTGACCCGGATCGTGGTCATGAACAATGACATTGAAACCCGGCCCCCTGACTCTGAAGGCCTCGAACATTGCAGAAGGTCTCAGAGTAGGCGACTGGTCAATTCAGGTGAAAACGGCTTTAATTGTCAGAACCGACAACCCGAGATCGGTCTCGCGGGAGCGCCCCGGGTGATTAATAGAAAGTGAGATGCTATGGACCTCTTGCTAGGGAAGTGCCGGAAGAGTGCCAGGGGTAAGTTTGTGCTTGAGGACAGTTACGTCTGGTGCTTGACGCCGTCCTGCGTCTTCTCAAACGCCACATACCTGACATATCTGAAGATCGACAACCGGGTAGGGCAAGACAGCGATGTTGTGTAAACAAACGCATCCGGATACGTCGTTTTGACACCAGAAACGCTAAAGAATGTCACGGAACAAATATCATAAAGAGAACATTGAAATCTGTAAACAGTCTGGATGAAGCAAGTACACTTATTTCCATCCAGTGCCGTGTGCATCTATGTCCCCGTTTACTAAGGCCTGCGCCGCCTGACCAGACAACACGGTGATGGAGGGACGAGCCGAGCATTGAGAGAGAAATCGGACTCGATGTCATACATTCTTCAAAGATGTTATGCATCCGAGTTCCTTGACCGAACGATGATCCTTAACCTTACTCAAGCGTAACGATTATAGTTGCGGGGAGCACAATACAGCCTCAGGAACGATCGTTCTTTTCTGTAAAACAACGCCAGTCAATGTGCCACTCAAACCAGTCACATCTTATCTCATCCGCCGTCCAGAGCCCCGACATCACTCCTCGGATTCCACAATCTCAAAcccgtcctcctcgttcACGACGTTTTTCTTGGGATACCCCTTCTCGACCCGGACATACTCCGACTCCGACTCCGATTCTGGCTCCGATTCAGCATCCCGCCCCTTGACAAGACCTACCGTTTGAAATCAGTCATACTACACAATCACTCAATCGTGAACCGTTCCTTTCTCGTCACCGAAGACctccgcaccgccgccgacttaCCTTGCTCcgcaccaccgccgcccacaaCAGCCCCGCTGGGAGTGACGCCATCAGGTTGGGTGATCTGAGTCTCCAGAGCATCCAGCTCAAAAAGATGGCAGCCCGGCTCACCAAGCCCCTGCAGCTTTTCCACGTCATAGGGCGGCTCCAActccttttcttcgtcttcatcccATCCCTCAGCACCCTGATACTCACCCTCGTTCCCCCAACCACCCCCAGCAATCCCGTAGAAtctggcctcctcgaacgAGTCACCGCCAACCCCCGGGTACGCACTCGCGTTGCCATCACTGCGGGACCACGGCacttcgtcttcgccctcgttCTCTGCCCACGTGGATATGTCTCTGTTTGCATTCCCGGGCATGCCGAGGTTCAGACACTCCCACCACGCTGTTCCCCCCTTCTGAAGTCTCGCTTCGCAGAATCGCGCCTCCTTCAAGAGCCCCAGGTCGATCAAAAAGTCGACAACATCGTACTCtgcgccctcttcctcctggGCCCACGCCAGCAGCCGAATCACACACATGAactcggccgacgccgcgtCCCGGCTCCACTCGAGCAGCCGGCAGCAGATCCGCGCCCACGTCGCGATCCACTCCATGTCGAGGgagcccgccgcctcgcgaAACTCGATAGTGTTCATTGGGTTCGAGCGCCAGTCTGTGTTGTCTTCGAATGTGCCGTCCTCTCTCCTCGGTCCTTGGGCATTGACGTTGCGGAGACTATACGCATCGAACTTGTAGTTGATGTTCTTAGGACACCACGGGTGCTTCATGAGCTCTCCGATCTGGGCGACTGTAAGGTCGGCTCCGAGGAGGTCTCGAACGCCAGACATCACATCCCACCGGGCCGGCGGAAACCTGTCGCTGGGCACTTCGACAGCCCCTCCGCAAATCATACGATGTGCGTCCCAAAAGCTCGTGTCCTCACGAATGTCCTTTCGCATCGTGCCGGGAACGCGGGGGTAGCGGCGTGCGATTGGTGGAGGGCGGGGCCGGGGAGGGGCCAAGGTGCCGGAGGTGGGCTTGCCATAgttcctcggcatcggcactGGGGCTTGGTAAGTGAACTGGGGAGATCCGATTTGTTCGTCATTATCCCCGGTGCTACGCTTGGTTTCTTTGGCTTCAGGTACGTCTTGTTGATGCTGCCATGGCTCTGTCTGAAGCAGCGCGAtgtcatcttcctcatccaaGCCCATCTCGCGCGACATGGCTTCCGAGCTCACGTCTACTTCCATTAGCTCACCAAGACGACGATCTCTCCCAAGAACTTTGGCCTTTTTGAACTCTGCTGGAGCCATGTCGGCCGTCTGTTTCATGTATATCTGCCTGTGtccgtcttcggcgccggtATTGCCACCCTGCACAGTGAGCTTGTCAACCATGACGTGTGCGGGGCCATGGCCCTTCCCGAGATCGTTGATCTCATTCACTCGAGCGGATTGGCTGTATGCGGCAGCAGAACGCCAAGGGGCGTGAAGTCTACTGATGACGGGGTCAGCTGCCCACAACAGCGCGGCGAACTGCCGCAAAGTCCTTGCATCGATCCTCTGTGTCGGTCCAGGACCAACATGGACGTGAAAACCGCAGCTGGGGTTCACTCGGCACCGGAAGCTGGTTGTGATTACACTTACAGCGAGTCGAATCATGTCGTAGGACAGTTTCATGTCGTACATGGCTGGGGAGTTCAACTCGACCCGCTGCCAGCGGTATCCGTCGACGTGATCCGAGTGGAGAGAGACATCGTCCACAACCCGGAATGCTGACATGATATCTTCACCATGGATGGCTTGGGCTGAACCGGGCTTACCATACTTCCCTCTGCCACCCTTCACAGGCAGCCCTGAGTCGGCCAGAGCACGTTCGATGCAATCGTGGATGTACCCCATCCTCGGCTCGTATTTCCTCTCCAAAACGCTGCCCTTGCTGAACGCCTCAGTTTCTTCCCAGTTCACTGGAACGGTAATCAGCGGCTGCAGTTCGTCTTTGATGTCCGCATCAGGGTCGGGTTCTCCTTCCaggacgaaggcgacgaagaaCTCGAGCTCGACACCGAGAGACACACGCGGTGGCATGGTAGGTTTCTTGAGACTCATGGCGATCTTGGCGAGAATTGGGTTCGATGGCGTTTTCCGGATTGAGTGATGTGGTTTTTAATGTTCTGCAATCAGTCAACAATGCGGCGTTGAGTAGTCAATGTACTTGCTGAATTGTATGCCGGGGATTCAAGATGCTATTATGGCTGTGGTCGAAGGCAACCCTAAGTACTTCTCCGATTGTCAACGCGTACAGGCAACAGGTTCCGAGCCAGTAGAAGACAATCGGTACTGTCCATCCTCAACTTGGCTGTATGTCTTGAAGAACGGGAAGAGAGTGCAGCAAAAGCGCTACTACAACTCTTCTTTGACGGTTTTCTTTTGCTGTTTGTGGTGACAAAGACAGTTGTTAGTGAAGGGAAATACCAGCTGAGGGTAGCCCCATACCAATGAGAAAACACCAGAGGCTGTCTCGGACCTTTGTTGAACCAACAATGTCGACACATGGATCCAAGACCCAAAAAGCAGACGGACAAgggccggggggagggattAATTCATTTCTTTGAAGTCGTCATGACTGTCAATCATGCCTAAAACGCAAAAAGCAGGGCAAAAAGCAACATGGGGTAACATGACCCCATTACCTCGTGTAACGCAccgactcctcctcctccaacttcAAAATGCCATACAGATTGGGAATATCCATCGTCTCCATCGCATAATTCCACGTATTCCTCGTCAAAAAAAAATTAGGGCCGCGCGGTAGGCACGCGGGATCGGTTAGTAGGGAATGTGAATACAGAGAAGTGAAAGACCACCTCGAGTCTGCAGTTGTTGTCATGTCGCCGCAATCGAAGCCATCACAACTCTGGGTGGTCGTAGTCTATGGCGTCTGACATCTAGAGCATGTAGGCGAAAAGACCAATagcagcaacggcagcaGCGTTGCCGTAGCGGGCAGGGTTGGCAGTCGGGGCAGCCCAAGCAGAAGAGCTGGAGCTGCTGGGAGCGGTGGTGGCCGCCGCATCGGCACTGCCGGTTCCAGTGGGAGTGTTGGTAGCCGAGGCTGAAGCCGAGGTGGTAGTACCGGAGGCTTCGTCAGCCTGGGCGTTGACGGTACCGCACTGAGACCTAATGCTTTCGGTGCAGTTGGTCTGGCCGGCCCTGTCGCCAACATTGGCGGCGATACAATCCTCAAAGGCCTTGTTGCAGATGAAAGTGGGCATGGTCTGCTCGTAGTACTCAAGGCCAGGTGCGGAGCCGTTCGGGCAGATGCAAGAGTACTCCAGGGTCGTCTGTTGGATGGAGTTAGCACGGCAACAAAAGTGAGTGTTTtctgggaggggggttgcAGGGTGTGATGTAGACCACGAAGAACCATGTCAGACATGTTCATCGGTGCGGTGGCGtctggaagagaagaaaaaaaaaaaagagggcGCCTTACCGAGTCGCAGTCGTTGGTCGTGGGGTTGGGCTGGCAAAGAACCTTGCAAGTGTTGCGCTCGGCGACACACCAGTTGGCTACGAGGAATTGTTAGTTAGTCTGGGCGTACGCGCGAAGACTCGGCGAACGACAAGGTCGAGAGCGCTGATGAAGACCATAAGGAGCGATTGACTCACCTTTCTGGTTGATCGTGACAGTGCCCACATTAATATCGGCAGCGGTGTAGATCTTGCGCTGAGCAGAGACTGTAGTAATGGCCGAGAGggccaggacggcgaagGAAGTACGCATGTTGGCGAGTGGTGATGGGGTGCAGAAATAGTCGGATGTGCGGcggtgttgttgtttttgtgGTTTGTGATGAATGGACGGAGGGATTGTCTGACGATCAATCAAGCAATATTTGGGTTCCGAGGTATCGTAGACGGCAGCGTGAAGATGTTGTGCCGGATCTGCTTCTTGGTGATGTTTGACTGACGGAGAGCGGGAAAAAAGTAGAAGAGAGGTCACAACAGACGGACGACGCGGGCAACGATGTGGTTTTATTATGAGGCAAGCATgcagcaacggcaacagGCAGGTGTGGTTCCCACGTCTCTGTCTCCGGCCGCACTTGCCTCGAATGCGGTAAGCGCaatgggggggaggagagacgCGGAagcagaaaaaaagaagaaaaaagaggaagagagagagagagagagagcgagcaTTTGCAAGGGTGGCTAGTGGAACAACAGAAACCGCACCTTCCCTCTTGTGAACATCAGAAAGACAGGCAAGGCATGGTTTGATTGCGGTACCtgcccggccggccgcggTGTTTTTCTCCCTTCCCACGATGCCCGCTGTCCAATGTGTGAGAGGCAGTTGCAGTTTGCCGGTCTTGGCTCTTTCCCACACAAACAAGGTGTGTGTACTTGTATCCGTACGGATACACTACCTAGCTAGGTGTGATAGGTACTTCCATTGTAAGTCCGCAAATGTGGCTGGGATCCACACATCTTGTCGGGGCAGAGAGTgggggtgaggggaggggaggggaaacgGCCAGGAAGGTGCTCTCCCTGGCGTCGTATTGGCGTAACTTCTATCTCCGTTGAGAGAGAAGCAGTGGCCGTCGATTGTCGAATGCCTCCACGGTGAGAGACGCTCTCAGTAACCCGACACCGAGGCGGCAGCTGCCCCGCACAGACAGTCGACGATTTTCTGTTATCGGCAGGGGCGGGTTGTCAACCGACCGACCAGGGAGGTACGTACTTGTTATCCTTGCACACTGCTCAAGTGCATCCTCCCATCCCTATCCCATCCCAAGCTTCCCAAGCATCCCAAGCAAAGCCAAGGCAGTGCCTTCCCATGCGTTCGACGTGGTTACGATTCCGGCCTTAATTCTGCTCTTATCTCTCACGTTCTCACACACATCACACATCACACATCCATTGCAATCGATGTCACGGCGGTGTCGGTTGTTATGAGAAAACCGGACTCGACTCTGCGGTCACTGGTGGGTGCCCCCGGTTGATGAGCGGGTATCAGCCGCCCTAGTAATCACACCTAGCCCTGGTCGCTTCAGACTTTGAAGACTGAAACTTTCGTCGGACCCTCGTGATGGCCTCATCCGCGTCGTCGCATCTTTTCCGCCTTCTTCCATAATTACTCCAGACACGACCCGGCAGTCCAAGCTGGAAatcccccttccccgtccccccttttcccccccttgtttctttctttctttcatTCTTTCTTTGCTACTCTCAACAGAATAGATTCCTAACCAAGTCAACCCTTCTTCTACTTTCGTCCTTTGCCAGAAAACGCTAATGCGAACGAACGGATGCTGCTAATTGCGACGACATGGGATGGCAGCGATGACATGCCCGGCGTATATTATACAGCCTATTACCACAGCGCGCGGTGCCATTGCCGTCGCATTCCTCGCGGTTTCTGTCTCATACGTGAAAGTCGCGTTCCCGGCGTGTCCTCTTATTTCCTAGGCCCGCGCTCTCATCTCAGGGCCAACGTGAACGTTACCCTGCAAAGCCCCACCTTTCTGCAATTCATTCTTTCTGGCTCCTCAAGTTCCTGCGCTACTCGGCCCACAGAGAGGACACCAGCCGAATGTAGACTAGCGCGCTGTGCTCACCAGCCACAGATATGCGACTTGCAGTAAGTCTGCATTGTACCCAGACGGGTAGGTACCTGCAGATTGTATGGAGACATGGGTATCTATCGCCAATCAATTGGACGCAATCCGTTTCGCTCCGGCTCTCCGTTGTCAATTGATTGGCATTTTGGCTACTGCATCTTGTCAGATTCAATGGTTTCCCGGCGCATCTAACGAGCAGCGACCAATTCCACGGCATCCTCTCCGCAATCTTTGTTCCGGTGCTTGCGATCAGGCGGCCGTCACCGTCAATACCAGCCTCCCCCACCACCAGTCCTCCATATCCAGtccaccgccatcaccaccacctcttcCCCCTCGGATGCTTTGGCAGGGCGCCTGCCATTTGCGTCCGCCAATGTCTCATCTTCCGAATCGAACCTCATCATGTcgcgtcgccttcttcttggcgtcgtctTGCTGCCGTATCTTTCACTGATTTTCCGTCATTTTCTTGTGCGATGGCCTGTTTCTGGTCACGAGTCCCCTTTTGCACTCAGAGCGGTTTGCACCAGCGCAGATGGACCCAGCAATCGATCATCGCACGGCACACATGTCATATAAGCCATGGGCGGCCCCAATAGCCCGATGTCTCATGGCACTCTGTCCAACTCGGCTCCAGTCTAATACCCTGTCCCGCTGGCCTTACAAATACATATCCGCCTTATCGTGGAGCAAGCCCGGCGCGAGCGGAGGTTAATGCCCAAAGCCCCAGCGCCTTCGGACGCCAACTAGCAATTGCGGCGCAAGGAGGCCGCCCTGCAAAAGTAATGGGTCCTTACCAGGAAAGAGAGTCTCCTGATTCGGCAACGCCGTTCAGTCCAAGCACCTGTCGTACCGTACCCGACTGTAAACTAGATGCTTGCCACGTTCTTTAGCGCAGAGCTAGCCACAACTTGCAAGCTTACTGCCCAATCATGTTGGTCAATTCCGTGTCCGGTCATCGTCATCGAAAGCTGCTCGCCTTCCGGGCCTTCGAAATACTAGTCTGAAAAGGGACTTACCCAGCCTGGGTTCTCGCCGCAACGGTGGTCTCTGGCCTTTCTCTGTGCCAAAGTGGCCGTTTAGCAACCAAGCAACTCTTTGTCCTGGCCCCATCGGCTCCTTCCAACGTCAATCCAGACGTTGAACACCTATCAGTCGCAAGTCATTGCCAAGTCGCCCCGGAGTTCCCATCCGTTACCACCATCATGATCGACTATCCACCGCGTCTGTTCGGCGACACGTATTTCTCCGCGCCCTTCGGCTGCATTCATCGTATgaatccctccccccctcaccAACCACCCCGAGATACACGTGTGCATTTTCCCGCAGTTCCTCCAGATACGGTTACTGTTCGCAATATTTGTGTAGAGCGAATTACCGATACGACgattcttttttttccctgGCCCCCCGCCACCAAGCTTACGAACGCACCAGCTAGCAttttgccgccgccgccgttgatTGGGACAGGTCCTGGTGTATGGCTGGGTCGGTGGGCTTTCTCATCGAGATCTGTCGTCCTGGTAAGTCAACGTACCAAGGCGGCGTTCCTGCCGCGTCCGAGAGCATAGTACTGTTCTGTTCGCCTGCGTATGCCCTAAACTCGTTGTGATGGGGATTCTGGAGAATTCCATTGCCAAACTGCCTTGGAATAAGAAAGGATCTTCGGCGCCATGCAGCCGCCCCAACGCTGCCAGCTTGGCACGCCCGCGGCTCTgggggacgggacgggacggggaTCTAGGTTCTGCAACTCCGTGCTCGCACCGTAACGTCGTCCATCGTGACAACAACACACAGTTTCATTTAGGGGGTAGATGCGGAGGGGAAACATTGAGAGTATCCACCGTATCACTTAGTAGAGAGGTGATCTGAATTGCGGCCCGCTTTATAttgtcttcctcttctctaTCGAGGCCAGCAGCAAGGCAGTGTGAAACACCAGCTTGATAGTCGCTGTAGCCGCTGACTTTATGCAATTTCAAAGCTCGCAAGACCATTTGGTCATCACCAGCAGCTGCCCAGCTGCTCGGTTCTGCTCTCTGAAGGCCCGGGCCTTTGAGTCCCTAAGCTCTTCTCGCAACAGGTTCTGCCCCGACCTCGAGCACGCCTTTCACcacgcccttctcgccgctCAACTCCCCGCCACCGCTCCTCACCCATCGGTTCCACGCACCTAGCTGCATGCACAACCCTTCCATGGTTGTGCACTTGGCCTGGTATCCCAGCCCGCCGTCTTCTACCCGTCTACGCGCGTCGGAATCGTTGATTATGGCGTTGATAGACCCAGCTATGCTGGCCGGTTGCAACATGGACAAGGGCATTTGAGGTTCCGGCAAGACCTTTTGCAGCATTGGCACCCGCCAGATCAACAGGCAATACGCTTCTATGCAATGAGCCACCAACAGCAGGagtagcggcggcgggtacTGCACATGGAAGGGCGTCACGCTGATAGAGTGTACGAGCGTATAAAAGTCCTGAAACACCGGGGGCGGGCCGCCGTCCGTGACCAAGAACGGCCGAGCAGCCACTCTGTGAGCGTGTGGTCCGAGAAGAGCTGCCTCGTATTGCAGATGCGCCAGGGCCACGTTGCCTCCATGCACCCAGTTCTGCATGAAGGGCGCGGTGAAGGTCGGGAAGCTGGCCATGCGCACCGTTGCGCCGACAAGGTAGTCGTCCTTGTGCCCGTAGATGGCATTTCCCGGTCTAATGGCCCCGGTGCGAAAGCCGCCTGCCTGCAAGGGATCCTGCGGGATGGTGTTCTCGCCGCAGACGAGACGCTCCGCCTCGGCTTTCGTCTTGGCGTAGTTGGCAAAGAACTCCTCGTGGGGCCGCAGCGGCTTCTGGAAGTCCACCTCGTCCAGGACCTGGAAGAAGTTTGTCGGCCACTGCTTCCAGAGGGCATTGAAAAAATTGACGGGCTTCAGCGCCACGCTGCAGGACGAGGTGAAGACGAGaacatcggcgccggcggttTTGGCGGCGCTAACCACATGGGCAGTCCCGGACGTGTTGACGCGGGAGCAGCGGTCGTAGACCAACGGACTACGCTCCGAAGggcggatgacggcggcggtatGGAACACGGTCAGGGGAAGATGGGCCACAGACTTGGGCCACGGTTTCGCGAATGCGGACAAGGTTGCCGGTTCCGAGGAGATATCGGCCTGGGCGAAATCGACCTCGGACACGGGGCCCTCACTCATGTCGTCTCGTCCAGGCTTGCGAAAGTCGATGATACGAATGGCTTCGGGAGGGTGGCCACGCGCTATGAGCTGAATGACAAGCTGCCCTCCAACCAGACCTATACGGCATCGAGGGTCAGcggggtgtgtgtgtttgtgtgtgtgccgCACGGCCACGAAGCAGGAGGTGCATACCGGAGCCGCCGACAACGATGTAACGTCTGTCCAGTTTGGGCGGCAAATATGGCGTCCAGTCGATGGGCTGCTTCTCCACTCGCTCAAAGGTACGCTTGACCTGCTCTGGCGTCCATCGATCCGGCGATATCTGCAGAGCCTCAGGGTGGGTGGTGGCCATGGCACGGTTGATCTTCCAAAGGTACGCCAGCAGGACCGTCACCAAgccgagggcgatgctgGTCGTCCATGATCCTACAACCATGTTGATCGACATCgtccgccgcggcctcgtgcGTTTGAAGATGCCCAAGAT is drawn from Colletotrichum destructivum chromosome 6, complete sequence and contains these coding sequences:
- a CDS encoding Putative 3-beta hydroxysteroid dehydrogenase/isomerase, NAD(P)-binding domain superfamily, which codes for MASPLPSPAFVSSVELCEFHAGKSILGIFKRTRPRRTMSINMVVGSWTTSIALGLVTVLLAYLWKINRAMATTHPEALQISPDRWTPEQVKRTFERVEKQPIDWTPYLPPKLDRRYIVVGGSGLVGGQLVIQLIARGHPPEAIRIIDFRKPGRDDMSEGPVSEVDFAQADISSEPATLSAFAKPWPKSVAHLPLTVFHTAAVIRPSERSPLVYDRCSRVNTSGTAHVVSAAKTAGADVLVFTSSCSVALKPVNFFNALWKQWPTNFFQVLDEVDFQKPLRPHEEFFANYAKTKAEAERLVCGENTIPQDPLQAGGFRTGAIRPGNAIYGHKDDYLVGATVRMASFPTFTAPFMQNWVHGGNVALAHLQYEAALLGPHAHRVAARPFLVTDGGPPPVFQDFYTLVHSISVTPFHVQYPPPLLLLLVAHCIEAYCLLIWRVPMLQKVLPEPQMPLSMLQPASIAGSINAIINDSDARRRVEDGGLGYQAKCTTMEGLCMQLGAWNRWVRSGGGELSGEKGVVKGVLEVGAEPVARRA
- a CDS encoding Putative Homeobox-like domain superfamily, winged helix-like DNA-binding domain superfamily; translation: MPRRAALEPKPRKPQYSPEKRARIAVLSELGMSLKEISLKEEVPVSSIKGIVTRYRLQQAGRDRPRPGRPRILSDRDVKTLLRVLEEKPAVSYAELKREAGVTCATKTLVRYLQLEGIKPNKPPPGDSEEEASRMRVLADDAENDEK